A region from the Candidatus Sulfotelmatobacter sp. genome encodes:
- a CDS encoding bifunctional UDP-3-O-[3-hydroxymyristoyl] N-acetylglucosamine deacetylase/3-hydroxyacyl-ACP dehydratase: MIARPQRTIQREASFEGVGLHTGEKGRVTFKPAVVGSGIRFVRTDLAGRPTVTVRPENAAFDPSAGRRTILQENGVQIHTMEHLLAAVAGLGIDNLMIETSTMEIPEPADGSAAPIARILQSAGFVEQDRARRHLKVTRPVVWSENGVSLSAVPFQGFRITFQIDYDHPMIGRQTVTFDIDDETFMREIAPARTFVLERDVEALRTAGWIKGGRIESAVVVGENGLRNPEPLRYPDEFARHKVLDLLGDLSLLGGPLLGHVTAVKAGHQSHVAFVKHLKETLPLPGRRPGSPADEWDVTAVMDILPHRYPFLLVDRVTGLEEGKWIEGIKNVTINEPFFQGHFPGHPIMPAVLIIEAMAQVGGLLLLNSIDDPHDKLMYFMGIDAAKFRRPVTPGDQIRFHLSLLKLRKGTSKMRGEAFVGDQLVAEAELLAMVVDRRRT, translated from the coding sequence ATGATCGCTCGGCCGCAGCGAACCATCCAGCGCGAGGCCTCGTTCGAGGGGGTCGGGCTCCACACCGGCGAGAAGGGCCGGGTGACCTTCAAGCCCGCCGTGGTCGGCTCGGGAATTCGATTCGTCCGCACCGATCTGGCCGGCCGCCCCACCGTCACGGTGCGGCCCGAGAACGCCGCCTTCGATCCCAGCGCCGGACGCCGCACCATCCTGCAGGAGAACGGCGTCCAGATCCACACCATGGAGCATCTGCTCGCGGCGGTGGCCGGGCTCGGCATCGACAACCTGATGATCGAGACCTCGACCATGGAGATCCCCGAGCCGGCCGACGGCAGTGCCGCGCCGATCGCCCGCATTCTCCAATCCGCCGGCTTCGTCGAGCAGGATCGGGCCCGCCGCCACCTCAAGGTGACGCGGCCGGTGGTGTGGTCGGAGAACGGGGTCTCGCTGTCGGCGGTTCCATTTCAGGGCTTTCGCATTACCTTCCAGATCGACTACGACCACCCGATGATCGGGCGGCAAACCGTGACCTTCGACATCGACGACGAGACCTTCATGCGCGAGATCGCCCCGGCGCGCACCTTCGTGCTCGAGCGCGACGTCGAAGCTCTGCGCACCGCTGGCTGGATCAAGGGCGGACGCATCGAGAGCGCGGTGGTGGTGGGGGAGAACGGCCTGCGCAATCCCGAGCCGCTCCGCTATCCGGACGAGTTCGCGCGCCACAAGGTGCTGGATCTGCTCGGCGATCTGTCGCTGCTCGGCGGACCGCTGCTCGGTCACGTGACCGCGGTCAAGGCTGGCCACCAGAGCCACGTGGCGTTCGTCAAGCACCTGAAGGAGACCCTGCCGCTGCCCGGGCGCCGGCCGGGAAGTCCGGCCGACGAGTGGGACGTCACCGCGGTGATGGACATCCTTCCGCATCGGTATCCCTTCCTGCTGGTGGATCGCGTCACCGGCTTGGAGGAGGGGAAGTGGATCGAAGGCATCAAGAACGTCACCATCAACGAGCCCTTCTTCCAGGGACACTTCCCGGGCCACCCGATCATGCCGGCGGTGCTGATCATCGAGGCGATGGCGCAGGTGGGCGGACTGCTGCTGCTCAACTCGATCGACGATCCGCACGACAAGTTGATGTACTTCATGGGCATCGACGCGGCGAAATTCCGCCGCCCGGTCACGCCTGGGGATCAGATTCGCTTCCATCTGTCGCTGCTCAAGTTGCGCAAGGGCACCTCGAAAATGCGCGGCGAGGCCTTCGTCGGCGACCAGCTGGTCGCCGAGGCCGAGCTGCTGGCGATGGTCGTGGATCGGCGCCGGACGTGA
- the lpxK gene encoding tetraacyldisaccharide 4'-kinase, protein MAGAVARVVEWGWELRRSAYARGWRRPERVGARVVSVGNLTLGGTGKTTLTRHLAGVLRERGRRVAVVCRRYHPGPAGEGDEERLLRESLPGIPVLAGRSKLELARRAVDEGCDLVLVDDGFSHWPLERDLDIVLVDGRTALEREALFPGGRLREPWRALQRAQWVVLSRLDAGEDPGPRFAWLRRRAPGARFAAGRHAVCGVREARGSWLSGGARVRVVTATGNPGSVERTAREAGLEVVSASRYRDHHWFSADEARREQQAADRSASRVLLTAKDAVRWPEAAGPPPLVLEVAWEWVWGGAELERSAAGEDR, encoded by the coding sequence ATGGCCGGGGCGGTGGCGCGCGTCGTGGAGTGGGGCTGGGAGCTCCGTCGCTCGGCGTATGCGCGCGGCTGGCGAAGGCCCGAGCGGGTCGGCGCGCGCGTGGTGAGCGTCGGCAATCTCACCCTGGGCGGCACCGGCAAGACCACGCTCACCCGACACCTGGCCGGGGTGTTGCGCGAGCGCGGGCGCAGGGTGGCGGTGGTGTGCCGGCGCTATCATCCCGGGCCGGCCGGCGAAGGCGACGAAGAGCGCCTGCTGCGCGAGAGCCTGCCGGGGATTCCGGTGCTGGCCGGACGGAGCAAGCTCGAGCTGGCACGCCGGGCAGTCGACGAAGGATGCGATCTGGTGCTGGTGGATGACGGTTTCTCGCACTGGCCGCTCGAGCGCGATCTCGACATCGTGCTGGTGGATGGGCGCACGGCGCTGGAGCGGGAGGCGCTGTTTCCGGGCGGCCGGTTGCGCGAGCCATGGCGTGCGCTGCAGCGGGCGCAGTGGGTGGTCCTGTCGCGCCTCGACGCCGGGGAGGATCCGGGGCCGCGGTTCGCATGGCTCCGCCGGCGGGCGCCCGGCGCGCGTTTCGCGGCCGGTCGGCACGCGGTGTGCGGCGTGCGCGAAGCGCGCGGCTCCTGGCTTTCGGGAGGCGCGCGGGTGCGGGTGGTGACCGCGACCGGCAATCCCGGGTCGGTCGAACGGACGGCGCGCGAGGCGGGACTCGAGGTGGTCAGCGCCTCACGCTATCGCGATCACCACTGGTTCTCGGCCGACGAGGCTCGGCGCGAGCAGCAGGCCGCGGATCGAAGCGCGAGTCGCGTGCTGCTGACCGCCAAGGACGCGGTGCGCTGGCCCGAGGCAGCCGGGCCGCCGCCGCTGGTGCTGGAAGTGGCGTGGGAGTGGGTCTGGGGCGGCGCGGAGCTCGAGCGAAGCGCGGCCGGAGAGGACCGGTGA
- a CDS encoding glycosyltransferase N-terminal domain-containing protein encodes MSVAWAAYRVVAPWLGALAPGVRWFTPQAERSLWRERLGEVSSAGVCDAWIHASSLGEALAVGPLIGELRALEPAARFWLTASTRSGRSRLEALGEPVSLAPLDAPQIVARFFASVRPRRLFLIETELWPHWLLQARAESIPVVALSARLSAGSVREYRRLGEDFRALVSGVSGVLAQSDADAQRWLRLGAPRDRTCVAGNLKNDALPWPASDRGAARGELGLELERPLLILGNVRPGEVRKLARAWGRLPVALRRRWQVVAVPRHPRAVADLKEEARQASAAGGSGDALGAWRWEDRLGVLTRYYAVADAAFVGGSLIAYGGHNPLEPAACGAAVMMGPHHDSQRSGVVALEKRSAIRVLEPGEPIDSALLDWLGDERRLREQGEAARAAIDPLRGVARRTVAQLAAWRLWAGR; translated from the coding sequence ATGAGCGTGGCCTGGGCGGCCTATCGCGTGGTGGCGCCGTGGCTCGGGGCTCTCGCTCCCGGCGTGCGGTGGTTCACGCCGCAGGCCGAGCGCTCGCTGTGGCGCGAACGGCTGGGAGAGGTGAGCTCAGCCGGAGTCTGCGACGCCTGGATCCATGCCTCGTCGCTGGGCGAGGCGCTGGCGGTGGGTCCGCTGATTGGAGAGCTGCGCGCGCTCGAGCCCGCCGCGCGCTTCTGGCTCACGGCCTCGACGCGCTCCGGCCGCAGCCGGCTCGAAGCGCTCGGGGAGCCGGTGAGCCTCGCGCCGCTCGACGCGCCGCAAATTGTCGCGCGCTTCTTCGCGTCGGTCCGACCCCGGCGCCTGTTCCTCATCGAGACCGAGCTGTGGCCGCACTGGCTGCTGCAGGCGCGCGCCGAGAGCATCCCGGTGGTGGCGTTGAGCGCGCGGCTCTCGGCCGGTTCGGTGCGCGAGTACCGTCGGCTCGGCGAGGACTTCCGCGCGCTGGTGTCAGGAGTTTCGGGCGTGCTCGCCCAGAGCGACGCGGATGCCCAGCGCTGGCTCAGGCTCGGCGCTCCCCGCGACCGAACCTGCGTGGCCGGCAATCTCAAGAACGACGCTCTGCCGTGGCCGGCCTCCGATCGCGGCGCGGCTCGCGGCGAGCTCGGGCTCGAGCTGGAGCGGCCGCTGCTGATCCTCGGCAACGTGCGCCCCGGCGAGGTACGGAAGCTGGCGCGCGCCTGGGGCCGACTGCCGGTGGCGCTACGGCGCCGCTGGCAGGTGGTGGCGGTGCCGCGCCATCCGCGCGCGGTCGCCGACCTCAAGGAGGAGGCGCGCCAGGCGAGCGCCGCGGGTGGGAGTGGAGACGCTCTCGGCGCATGGCGCTGGGAGGATCGGCTCGGCGTGCTGACGCGCTACTATGCGGTCGCGGACGCGGCGTTCGTGGGCGGGAGCCTGATCGCGTACGGCGGGCACAATCCGCTCGAGCCTGCGGCGTGCGGCGCGGCGGTGATGATGGGGCCGCACCACGATTCGCAACGCTCCGGAGTGGTGGCGCTGGAGAAACGCTCCGCGATTCGAGTCCTGGAGCCCGGCGAGCCCATCGATTCGGCGCTGCTCGATTGGTTGGGTGACGAGCGCCGGCTGCGCGAGCAGGGTGAGGCGGCGCGCGCCGCGATCGATCCGCTGCGCGGGGTCGCGCGACGCACCGTCGCGCAGCTCGCCGCCTGGCGGCTGTGGGCCGGAAGATGA
- the lpxD gene encoding UDP-3-O-(3-hydroxymyristoyl)glucosamine N-acyltransferase, which yields MITRTLAELAAELGGEVAGDGSTVIRGVAGIREAQPGDVTFLANSRYDTYLSETRASAVICSRDARTSLLPLLHVDNPYLAFQKVVRIFRPDAFRQPAGIHPSAVVDPSARLGVEVSIGPNCVIERDAQIGERAVIMAGSYVGVASRVGAGTVFYPRVTLREECVVGERCIIHSGAVIGADGFGFAFDAGKYHKVPQVGNVEIGDDVEIGANTTIDRATTESTRIGDGTKIDNLVQIGHNVVIGKHCIIVAQVGISGSTELEDYVTVGGQAGLVGHIRLGRGSQVGAQSGVSKSVPANATVFGYPAAPLSAFKRLNAYLQRLPQLFQRTKTIEERIEKLEREAQREEVR from the coding sequence ATGATCACGCGCACGCTGGCCGAACTGGCTGCCGAACTCGGGGGCGAAGTCGCGGGGGACGGCTCGACCGTCATTCGCGGCGTGGCCGGGATTCGCGAGGCTCAGCCCGGCGACGTCACCTTCCTCGCCAACTCGCGTTACGACACCTATCTCTCCGAGACCCGCGCCTCGGCGGTGATCTGTTCGCGCGACGCACGCACCTCTCTGCTGCCGCTGCTGCACGTCGACAATCCCTATCTCGCGTTCCAGAAGGTGGTGCGCATCTTCCGGCCCGATGCCTTTCGGCAGCCCGCCGGCATCCACCCCTCCGCGGTGGTGGACCCCTCGGCGCGACTGGGCGTCGAGGTTTCGATCGGACCGAACTGCGTGATCGAACGGGATGCGCAGATTGGCGAGCGCGCCGTGATCATGGCCGGCAGCTACGTGGGAGTCGCGTCCCGCGTCGGCGCCGGAACGGTGTTCTACCCGCGCGTCACGCTGCGGGAAGAGTGCGTGGTGGGGGAGCGGTGCATCATCCACAGCGGCGCAGTGATCGGCGCCGACGGCTTCGGCTTTGCCTTCGACGCCGGGAAGTATCACAAGGTCCCGCAGGTCGGAAACGTCGAGATCGGTGACGACGTCGAGATCGGGGCCAACACCACCATCGATCGCGCCACCACCGAGAGCACCCGGATCGGCGACGGCACCAAGATCGACAATCTGGTCCAGATCGGCCACAACGTGGTGATCGGCAAGCACTGCATCATCGTGGCGCAGGTGGGGATCTCGGGAAGCACCGAGCTCGAGGACTACGTCACCGTGGGCGGCCAGGCCGGGCTGGTGGGGCACATCCGCCTGGGACGCGGCTCCCAGGTCGGCGCGCAGAGCGGGGTATCGAAATCGGTGCCGGCCAACGCCACGGTGTTCGGTTATCCGGCGGCGCCGCTTTCGGCGTTCAAGCGGCTCAACGCCTATCTGCAGCGGCTGCCGCAGTTGTTCCAGCGCACCAAGACCATCGAGGAGCGCATCGAGAAGCTCGAGCGGGAGGCTCAGCGCGAGGAAGTGAGATGA
- a CDS encoding OmpH family outer membrane protein: MTTPVRSRLHPILGPALVAVVALAFSASRSPAASDLKIGYIDSSRIFQEYKAAQEAQASFERQVQGWRSEADEKQKVVDQLRAEVRDQGPILSATKRQEKEEALQRAISDYEKFVQDTWGPQGRASQENERATQEVIGQIRSVVEKLAADRQLDLVLDAASGIIIYADKTLDLTSAVLQELALRSSTGATH, encoded by the coding sequence GTGACGACTCCCGTGCGCTCGCGTCTCCATCCGATTCTCGGGCCGGCGCTGGTGGCGGTCGTGGCGCTGGCGTTCTCGGCGTCCCGGTCGCCCGCCGCCTCGGACCTGAAGATCGGCTATATTGACTCGTCTCGGATCTTCCAGGAGTACAAGGCCGCCCAGGAAGCGCAGGCGAGCTTCGAGCGGCAGGTTCAGGGATGGCGCAGCGAGGCCGACGAGAAGCAGAAGGTCGTGGACCAGCTGCGGGCCGAGGTCCGGGATCAGGGTCCGATTCTCTCGGCCACCAAACGCCAGGAAAAGGAAGAAGCGCTGCAGCGGGCGATCAGCGATTACGAGAAGTTCGTGCAGGACACCTGGGGGCCGCAGGGTCGCGCTTCGCAGGAGAACGAGCGGGCCACTCAGGAAGTCATCGGACAGATTCGCTCGGTGGTCGAGAAGCTGGCAGCCGATCGTCAGCTGGATCTGGTGCTGGACGCGGCGAGCGGCATCATCATTTACGCGGACAAGACGCTGGATCTGACATCGGCCGTTCTGCAGGAGCTGGCGCTCCGCAGCAGCACGGGAGCCACTCACTGA
- a CDS encoding lysophospholipid acyltransferase family protein, giving the protein MSESASRREDAYPWWTAPAAWLGAALLRTLGSTWRVERVGQAEHDARSSGGAHCIFALWHSRLLPLTYFHRDRGIAALISRHRDGELVTRVVERLGYETARGSSTRGGEEGLLEMIGWTERGRSLAFTPDGPRGPAERVKPGLAYLASRTGVPILPVAAAARSEWRLRSWDGFRVPKPFSRLVVAYGTAIQVPPGLDRDALESWRAEIERRITAATRVADERAGNPA; this is encoded by the coding sequence ATGAGCGAGTCGGCCAGCCGGCGCGAGGACGCGTACCCGTGGTGGACGGCTCCCGCGGCGTGGCTGGGTGCGGCACTGCTCCGTACCCTGGGTTCGACGTGGCGGGTCGAGCGCGTCGGCCAGGCCGAGCACGACGCTCGGTCGAGCGGCGGCGCTCACTGTATCTTCGCGCTCTGGCACTCGCGCCTGCTGCCTCTCACCTACTTCCATCGCGATCGAGGAATCGCCGCGCTGATCAGCCGGCATCGTGACGGCGAGCTGGTGACGCGAGTGGTCGAGCGACTGGGATACGAGACCGCCCGCGGCTCGAGCACGCGGGGCGGCGAGGAGGGGCTTCTCGAGATGATCGGCTGGACGGAACGCGGCCGCTCGCTGGCGTTCACTCCGGATGGCCCGCGCGGCCCGGCCGAGCGCGTGAAGCCGGGCCTGGCCTATCTGGCCAGTCGCACCGGAGTGCCGATCCTGCCGGTCGCGGCCGCCGCGCGATCCGAGTGGCGATTGCGATCGTGGGACGGATTTCGCGTACCGAAGCCGTTCTCGCGACTGGTCGTTGCGTACGGGACGGCGATCCAGGTCCCGCCCGGGCTCGACCGCGACGCATTGGAGAGCTGGCGGGCGGAGATCGAGCGGCGGATCACCGCCGCGACCCGCGTGGCGGACGAGCGCGCCGGGAACCCGGCATGA
- the lpxA gene encoding acyl-ACP--UDP-N-acetylglucosamine O-acyltransferase, which yields MSTRIHPAALVDPGAQLGTDVEVGPGTVVGPHARIGDRTRIGSCALITGWARIGSDCKLHHGAVVGSPPQDLKYPGEESYLEIGDRTEVREFVTANLATEPGATTRIGSECLLMAYSHVAHDCQLGSHVVVANSVQFAGYVTVEDWAIVGGGSLIHQFVRIGCHAMIGGGSRIPQDVAPYITLAGSPPRLAGINVIGLERRGFGKETVDALNGAYRVLFREGLNLGEAVSALRDRYAAHPEVEHLARFAETSTRGLTR from the coding sequence GTGAGCACCCGCATTCATCCCGCCGCGCTGGTGGATCCCGGCGCGCAGCTTGGAACCGACGTCGAGGTCGGCCCGGGTACGGTGGTCGGGCCCCATGCGCGGATCGGGGATCGCACCCGGATCGGCTCGTGCGCGCTGATCACCGGCTGGGCCCGAATCGGCAGCGATTGCAAGCTCCATCATGGCGCGGTGGTCGGCAGCCCGCCCCAGGATCTCAAGTATCCGGGCGAGGAGTCGTACCTCGAGATCGGTGATCGCACCGAGGTTCGCGAGTTCGTCACCGCGAATTTGGCCACCGAGCCGGGCGCGACGACGCGCATCGGCAGCGAGTGCCTGTTGATGGCCTACTCGCATGTCGCGCACGATTGCCAGCTCGGCAGTCATGTGGTGGTGGCGAACTCGGTACAGTTCGCCGGCTACGTCACGGTCGAGGACTGGGCGATCGTCGGCGGCGGTTCGCTGATTCACCAGTTCGTTCGGATTGGTTGCCACGCGATGATCGGAGGCGGCTCGCGGATTCCGCAGGACGTGGCACCCTACATCACGCTGGCCGGCAGCCCCCCGCGTCTCGCCGGGATCAACGTGATCGGGCTCGAGCGCCGCGGGTTCGGGAAGGAGACGGTGGACGCCCTGAACGGCGCGTATCGGGTGTTGTTTCGCGAAGGGCTGAACCTCGGCGAGGCGGTATCCGCTCTGCGCGATCGCTACGCCGCCCATCCCGAGGTGGAACACCTCGCACGCTTTGCCGAGACGTCGACGCGGGGGCTGACGCGATGA
- a CDS encoding Gfo/Idh/MocA family oxidoreductase, translating into MKPVRVGVAGVGTWGEKHARVYQAIPEATLVGVFDENAERSRSVAQQHGCAVFDSLDELLAEVEAVSVAVPTVAHRAMFERVAKAGRHALVEKPMAVTVEEADAMRAAAQQAGVKLQIGQVERFNPAFVAAAAHLKSARFVEAHRLALFQPRSLDIDVVFDLMIHDIDLVLARVGESPAQISAVGVAVLSENEDIANARLEFESGAVANLTASRVSQERLRRIRFFQDDAYVAIDLFEKTCDLLHVDVEQLRRAAPFGLAAAMGAITRRRLPVDAGEPLTLELTAFLRSLRGEGTGAASAEAGREALAVAAEVRAAMKARTRQWATHSSAVS; encoded by the coding sequence ATGAAGCCGGTTCGGGTCGGTGTGGCGGGAGTCGGCACCTGGGGCGAGAAGCACGCGCGCGTCTATCAGGCGATCCCCGAGGCCACGCTGGTCGGGGTGTTCGACGAGAATGCCGAGCGCTCGCGCTCGGTGGCGCAGCAACACGGATGCGCGGTTTTCGACTCGCTCGACGAGCTGCTGGCGGAGGTCGAAGCGGTTTCGGTCGCGGTGCCCACGGTCGCGCACCGCGCGATGTTCGAGCGCGTGGCCAAGGCGGGTCGTCACGCGCTGGTGGAGAAGCCGATGGCGGTCACGGTCGAAGAGGCCGATGCGATGCGCGCCGCGGCCCAGCAGGCGGGTGTGAAGCTCCAGATCGGCCAGGTCGAGCGGTTCAATCCGGCGTTCGTGGCCGCTGCCGCGCACCTCAAGTCGGCGCGCTTTGTCGAGGCGCACCGCCTCGCGTTGTTCCAGCCGCGCTCGCTCGACATCGACGTGGTGTTCGATCTCATGATCCACGACATCGACCTCGTGCTCGCGCGCGTCGGCGAGTCGCCCGCGCAGATTTCGGCGGTCGGCGTGGCGGTGCTGTCCGAGAACGAGGACATCGCCAACGCGCGGCTCGAGTTCGAGAGCGGCGCGGTCGCAAATCTGACGGCGAGCCGGGTGTCGCAGGAACGTCTTCGCCGGATCCGGTTCTTCCAGGACGACGCCTACGTCGCCATCGACCTGTTCGAGAAGACCTGCGATCTGCTGCACGTGGATGTCGAACAGTTGCGCCGCGCCGCGCCGTTCGGCCTGGCCGCGGCCATGGGCGCGATCACCCGCCGGCGGCTGCCGGTGGATGCCGGCGAGCCCCTGACGCTCGAGCTGACCGCGTTCCTGCGCTCGCTGCGCGGCGAGGGGACGGGTGCGGCGTCTGCGGAGGCGGGGCGCGAGGCCCTCGCGGTGGCGGCCGAGGTGCGCGCCGCGATGAAGGCCCGAACCCGGCAGTGGGCGACTCACTCCAGCGCCGTCTCCTGA
- the nadB gene encoding L-aspartate oxidase — protein sequence MSDPDVLIIGSGIAGLMLALKSARFGDVRVVSKRRAEESSTNWAQGGIAAVFETGDTFADHIRDTLRCGGSLSDPRVVRRVVEQAPACVDELADLGVPFNRARHGFALGREGGHSHRRIVHASDFTGAAIERVLLDRVQSHPRIELLEDQLAVDLILESRLRGRRAARDGDTCWGAYVMDRTTSRIRPMTARVTALATGGCGKVYLYTTNPDVATGDGLAMAFRAGLPIADVEFVQFHPTCLYHPRERSFLLSEALRGEGAVLRTLGGERFMKRYHRQAELAPRDVVARAIDREMKRRGEPHVFLDISHRPAALIRRRFPNIDARLRALGFDLTRDPIPVVPAAHYMCGGVVAELTGRTSMRGLLALGEVARTGLHGANRLASNSLLEALVSAREAAGEVARRLAETSRAPRAEAWRTRGTRPALEAVVFDHDWDAVRRAMWDLVGIVRSDQRLSAARRLLDLLGEEIERDYDRLLLGPDLIELRNITQVGRLIVEAARRRSESRGLHETLDHPGSRRSWAGRSIVLSRGSNGELRARLATLRARDL from the coding sequence GTGAGCGACCCCGACGTTCTGATCATCGGCAGCGGCATCGCAGGTCTGATGCTCGCTCTCAAGTCCGCTCGCTTCGGCGACGTGCGGGTGGTCTCGAAGCGGCGCGCCGAGGAATCGAGCACCAACTGGGCGCAGGGCGGGATCGCGGCGGTGTTCGAGACCGGCGACACGTTCGCCGACCACATTCGCGACACCCTGCGCTGCGGCGGCTCGCTGAGCGACCCGCGCGTGGTGCGGCGGGTGGTCGAACAGGCGCCCGCCTGCGTGGACGAGCTCGCCGATCTGGGCGTGCCGTTCAACCGCGCCCGCCATGGCTTCGCGCTCGGACGCGAAGGCGGGCATTCTCACCGTCGAATCGTCCATGCCAGCGATTTCACCGGTGCGGCGATCGAGCGCGTGCTACTCGACCGGGTGCAGAGCCATCCGCGCATCGAGCTGCTCGAGGATCAGCTGGCGGTGGATCTGATCCTCGAGTCGCGCTTGCGCGGCCGGCGGGCGGCTCGGGATGGCGACACCTGCTGGGGCGCCTACGTGATGGACCGCACCACCTCGCGCATCCGCCCGATGACCGCGCGGGTGACGGCGCTCGCGACCGGCGGCTGCGGCAAGGTCTACCTCTACACCACCAATCCCGACGTGGCGACCGGCGATGGACTGGCGATGGCGTTCCGCGCCGGCCTTCCGATCGCCGACGTCGAGTTCGTCCAGTTCCATCCCACCTGCCTGTACCACCCGCGCGAGCGCTCGTTCCTGTTGAGTGAAGCGCTGCGCGGCGAGGGCGCGGTGCTGCGCACGCTTGGCGGCGAGCGTTTCATGAAGCGCTATCACCGCCAGGCGGAGCTGGCGCCGCGCGATGTCGTGGCGCGCGCCATCGATCGCGAGATGAAGCGGCGTGGCGAGCCCCACGTCTTCCTCGACATCAGTCATCGTCCGGCGGCGCTGATCCGCCGGCGATTCCCGAACATCGACGCGCGGCTCCGGGCGCTCGGATTCGACCTGACGCGCGACCCGATCCCGGTGGTACCGGCGGCTCACTACATGTGCGGGGGCGTGGTCGCGGAGCTCACGGGCCGCACCTCGATGCGCGGCTTGCTGGCGCTCGGCGAGGTGGCGCGCACCGGACTCCATGGCGCGAATCGTCTCGCCAGCAACTCGCTGCTCGAAGCGCTGGTGAGCGCCCGCGAAGCGGCCGGAGAGGTCGCGCGGCGCCTCGCCGAGACTTCGCGCGCGCCGCGCGCGGAAGCCTGGCGCACTCGCGGCACTCGCCCGGCGCTCGAAGCCGTGGTCTTCGATCACGACTGGGATGCGGTGCGTCGCGCGATGTGGGATCTGGTGGGCATCGTGCGCTCGGATCAGCGTCTGTCGGCCGCGCGGCGTTTGCTCGACCTGCTCGGTGAAGAGATCGAACGGGATTACGACCGGCTGCTCCTCGGCCCCGACCTGATCGAGCTGCGCAACATCACCCAGGTGGGACGACTGATCGTGGAGGCCGCGCGGCGGCGCTCGGAGAGCCGCGGGCTTCACGAGACGCTCGATCATCCCGGCTCGCGGCGGTCGTGGGCGGGTCGCAGCATCGTTCTGTCACGGGGATCGAACGGCGAGCTGCGGGCGCGTCTTGCCACGCTTCGCGCCCGCGACCTATAG
- the lpxB gene encoding lipid-A-disaccharide synthase, with protein sequence MGDSLQRRLLIVAGEASGDLHAARLLTALRARIEVDARGVTGPALEAAGAKRLAPMDRLAVIGFTGVLRRLPAIRGVFRTLNREVRENPPDAALLVDSPGFNFRLGPGLHARGIKVFYYIAPQVWAWHAERARQMAGWVDRLAVVFPFEEPLFHDAGVTTRWVGHPLLDDFRPEVEESAWRAELGLARDAPVLGLLPGSRPQEIERHRGPLLEAAARLRADRPSLAAVMALPPRSSGAAPQVSREDGVTVVRGRTRATQAFARACAVASGTATLETALFATPLVVIYRTGWLNWELGRRLVRLPRIGLPNIVAGEEVAPELLQRDLTATKLAELLAPWLDDDAQRARASERLRRVREKLGGPGASARAADWLAEMLA encoded by the coding sequence GTGGGCGACTCACTCCAGCGCCGTCTCCTGATCGTCGCCGGTGAAGCGTCGGGCGATCTCCACGCCGCCCGGCTGCTCACGGCATTGCGCGCGCGGATCGAGGTGGACGCGCGCGGGGTCACGGGTCCGGCGCTCGAGGCCGCCGGGGCGAAGCGCCTCGCGCCCATGGATCGCCTGGCGGTGATCGGCTTCACCGGCGTGCTCAGGCGGCTCCCGGCGATACGCGGAGTGTTCCGGACTCTGAATCGCGAAGTGCGCGAGAACCCTCCGGACGCCGCGCTGCTGGTGGATTCGCCGGGTTTCAACTTCCGTCTGGGGCCCGGGCTGCATGCGCGCGGCATCAAGGTCTTCTACTACATCGCGCCGCAGGTGTGGGCCTGGCACGCGGAACGCGCCCGCCAGATGGCGGGCTGGGTGGATCGCCTGGCGGTGGTATTCCCGTTCGAGGAGCCGCTGTTCCACGACGCCGGCGTCACCACCCGATGGGTCGGCCATCCGCTGCTCGACGACTTCCGGCCCGAGGTCGAGGAGAGCGCCTGGCGAGCCGAGCTGGGGCTCGCCAGGGATGCGCCGGTGCTGGGCCTGTTGCCCGGCAGCCGACCGCAGGAGATCGAGCGGCACCGTGGCCCGCTGCTCGAAGCGGCGGCCCGCCTGCGCGCGGATCGCCCGAGCCTCGCCGCGGTGATGGCATTGCCGCCGCGCTCGAGTGGCGCCGCGCCGCAGGTCTCGCGCGAGGATGGCGTGACGGTGGTGCGCGGGCGCACCCGCGCCACCCAGGCGTTCGCCCGCGCCTGCGCGGTGGCGTCGGGAACCGCCACGCTCGAAACCGCGCTGTTCGCCACTCCGCTGGTGGTGATCTACCGCACCGGCTGGCTCAACTGGGAGCTGGGTCGCCGGCTGGTGCGCCTGCCGCGCATCGGGTTGCCCAACATCGTCGCCGGTGAAGAGGTGGCTCCCGAGCTGCTCCAGCGCGACCTCACCGCCACGAAACTGGCCGAGCTGCTGGCGCCGTGGCTCGACGACGACGCGCAGCGCGCGCGGGCGAGCGAACGTCTGCGCCGCGTGCGCGAAAAGCTCGGCGGTCCGGGCGCTTCGGCGCGCGCCGCCGACTGGCTGGCGGAGATGCTCGCATGA